One stretch of Bacteroidota bacterium DNA includes these proteins:
- a CDS encoding lysophospholipid acyltransferase family protein, which translates to MQNQIEYFFFRILFYFIRLFSFRTVQRFGGAFGNFIFSVIGLRKTLVLDNLRHAFPEKKEEEIYSIAKASYKNLFTAYFEILYLDKLSREEITRYISFPDNEKINVLLQRGKGLIVLTGHYGNWELCALAVPVISPQQYTVVVQKQRNPFVNEFMTHMRSRFGTKLIVMERALRESLRALSNNEVVALIADQSGPESGIYTNFFGRPASTHQGPAVFQVRSGAPMIMVMLIREGLEKFRIELEEIDTQNLTGTNEEKMQQITERHVRMLEKYIRLHPEHWLWMHKRWKHTESYLQKQSMQKASQ; encoded by the coding sequence ATGCAAAATCAGATAGAATATTTTTTCTTCCGTATCCTCTTCTATTTTATTAGACTCTTCAGTTTTCGGACCGTCCAGCGATTTGGGGGTGCATTCGGTAATTTCATTTTTTCTGTCATTGGTTTGCGGAAAACATTAGTTTTGGATAACCTGCGTCATGCATTTCCCGAAAAAAAGGAAGAAGAAATCTATTCCATTGCAAAGGCTTCATATAAAAATCTTTTCACCGCGTATTTTGAGATTTTGTACTTGGATAAACTTTCCAGAGAAGAGATTACACGGTATATCTCATTTCCTGATAACGAAAAAATCAATGTATTACTTCAACGGGGTAAAGGTCTTATCGTGTTGACCGGTCATTACGGAAATTGGGAACTTTGCGCTCTCGCTGTTCCGGTAATTTCTCCGCAGCAATATACTGTGGTTGTGCAAAAGCAACGGAATCCATTTGTGAATGAGTTTATGACGCATATGCGCTCCCGGTTTGGAACGAAACTCATTGTTATGGAGCGGGCATTACGTGAATCCCTCCGGGCATTGTCAAACAACGAAGTAGTAGCACTCATTGCGGACCAAAGCGGACCGGAAAGCGGAATCTATACCAATTTTTTTGGACGACCTGCGTCAACACATCAAGGACCAGCGGTGTTCCAAGTTCGAAGCGGTGCTCCGATGATTATGGTAATGCTTATTCGCGAAGGACTGGAAAAATTCAGAATTGAGTTGGAAGAGATAGATACGCAGAATCTCACCGGAACAAATGAAGAGAAAATGCAGCAGATAACGGAACGGCATGTTCGTATGCTGGAGAAATATATTCGTCTGCATCCGGAACACTGGCTGTGGATGCACAAGCGGTGGAAACACACGGAATCATATCTTCAAAAACAATCCATGCAGAAAGCATCCCAATAG
- a CDS encoding GAF domain-containing SpoIIE family protein phosphatase, giving the protein MTLQSHTSRSEPELIALFEFSQVVNASLDLSFILDTVLLTLMGKLLSTKAMILLHSHHHQFTVVNGKGISKNVLKQQIELPLLRKKNIYVDKDLSAPLFAYGINRLFPIVSQNIVIGYFGFAEHPKRTIDKETSKFVETLISISATAIEKSFSFGEIKTINRSLDEKIHQLKSLFELAKEFGGILEQDKLLKLFSLTLMGQVGTSRYAICLQEGKSIYSKISGEYLETDKVSIFNLVKSPLLTTNIPDKKKYDILRKHLAQEKIVALVPLQMQNEVKGVLCLGERLRGGAYSESDLEFIFSLANLAFVSLENSRLFDEAIEKKKLESELLIAKEIQQGLLPRTIPDVKGFEISAVNISSKQVGGDYYDVIPTDDGRCIIAIADVSGKGTPASLLMANVQATVHALVPFQLALSIATARINDLIYRNTGSDKFITFFWGSIDSETKKFQYVNAGHNPPFVLRKNGTIERLTDGGLILGIMKTVIPYQEGGVTLQSGDSVIMYTDGVSEAMDKNGNDYTEERLEEFVIQQSGKSANQILAAIKNEIQRYTFGAAQSDDITMVVFKAL; this is encoded by the coding sequence GTGACTCTACAATCCCACACATCGCGTTCCGAGCCCGAACTGATCGCGCTTTTTGAATTCAGTCAAGTGGTTAATGCTTCGCTCGATCTCTCTTTTATTCTTGATACCGTACTGCTGACCTTGATGGGAAAATTGTTGTCGACAAAAGCGATGATTCTTCTTCATAGCCATCATCATCAATTTACAGTGGTGAATGGAAAGGGAATATCAAAAAATGTTTTGAAACAGCAGATCGAACTCCCGTTGTTGCGAAAAAAAAATATCTATGTCGATAAGGATCTTTCTGCTCCGCTTTTTGCTTACGGAATCAACCGATTATTTCCAATCGTTTCGCAAAATATTGTCATAGGCTACTTTGGTTTTGCAGAACATCCTAAACGAACTATTGATAAAGAGACGAGTAAATTTGTCGAGACACTCATCAGTATTTCTGCCACTGCTATTGAAAAAAGTTTTTCGTTCGGAGAGATTAAAACCATCAATCGTTCCCTTGATGAAAAAATCCATCAGTTAAAATCGTTATTCGAATTGGCGAAGGAATTTGGCGGGATCCTCGAACAGGATAAGCTGCTGAAGCTATTCTCGTTGACATTAATGGGTCAGGTTGGTACAAGCCGTTATGCTATTTGTCTTCAAGAAGGGAAGAGTATCTATTCCAAAATTTCCGGTGAATATCTTGAGACGGATAAAGTCTCGATCTTCAATTTGGTGAAGTCGCCGTTATTGACAACCAATATCCCTGATAAGAAGAAATATGATATACTTCGTAAGCATCTTGCGCAGGAAAAGATCGTCGCTCTTGTGCCGCTGCAAATGCAGAATGAAGTGAAGGGGGTTTTGTGTCTGGGAGAACGGCTGCGCGGCGGAGCATATTCTGAAAGTGATTTGGAATTTATCTTCTCGCTGGCAAATCTTGCATTTGTTTCGCTGGAAAATTCGCGATTGTTCGACGAAGCGATTGAAAAGAAAAAATTGGAGAGCGAACTACTGATTGCAAAGGAGATTCAGCAAGGACTTTTACCAAGAACAATTCCCGATGTGAAAGGTTTCGAGATTTCTGCCGTCAATATTTCTTCTAAGCAAGTCGGCGGTGATTATTACGATGTGATCCCAACTGATGATGGACGATGTATTATTGCTATCGCGGATGTTTCGGGAAAAGGAACACCCGCTTCATTATTAATGGCGAATGTTCAGGCAACTGTACATGCGCTTGTTCCGTTTCAGCTTGCTCTCTCCATTGCGACCGCCCGTATTAATGATCTGATCTACCGAAACACCGGTTCGGACAAATTTATTACATTCTTCTGGGGTTCGATTGATTCCGAAACAAAAAAATTTCAGTATGTTAACGCCGGTCATAATCCGCCGTTTGTCCTTAGGAAGAATGGCACCATAGAACGATTAACTGATGGCGGATTGATTCTTGGCATCATGAAAACTGTCATACCGTATCAAGAAGGGGGTGTTACTCTGCAATCCGGGGATAGTGTAATTATGTACACCGATGGAGTGAGTGAAGCGATGGATAAGAACGGAAACGATTATACGGAAGAGCGGTTGGAAGAATTTGTGATACAGCAATCCGGAAAATCTGCCAATCAGATCCTTGCGGCGATCAAGAACGAAATTCAGCGCTACACATTCGGCGCTGCTCAGTCCGACGATATTACCATGGTCGTGTTTAAAGCTCTTTAG